The following coding sequences lie in one Dunckerocampus dactyliophorus isolate RoL2022-P2 chromosome 4, RoL_Ddac_1.1, whole genome shotgun sequence genomic window:
- the LOC129179556 gene encoding gastrula zinc finger protein XlCGF57.1-like isoform X1 — protein MLFNREFIRERLMQAADDIFGLFERTIMSYEEELSRVREENQRQRQQLEAVRKTVEDVQQLTVCQEERPPQLKWGSSTLEQEDPHVKEEEDPHPAHVKEEENPHPSHVKEEEEGERLLRLEEADLTVVSVKTEDDEADNLLAPLSDSDETSHSPEAEDGDDARGHLSGDTDCEGTQSDNKHPAKKTGKERFTCTVCDKSFSYNCDFSRHMRTHTGEKPFVCSVCGHKFAENYILTEHMRTHTGEKPFSCSFCEKTFSQKSNMVSHIRTHTGEKPFSCLICGKIFSQRCNLSLHMRTHTREKPFNCSVCGKSFTHKVNMLSHMRTHTGEKPFSCSVCDKRFTHKVNMLSHMGTHASEKPFSCSICGKNYLYKVSMVSHMRTHTGEKPFSCSICGESFSHQWHLTRHTQGHTGEKSFSCLVCGKKFARKDILIKHRRTHTGEKPFSCSVCCDSFSNKSNLNVHMRTHTRERPYSCSLCAKTFNQKAHMLSHERTHTGEKPFMCSLCGDSFSCKRNFTRHMRGHTGEKLSCSVCGKTYSYEKSLAAHLLTHDRE, from the exons atgttgttcAACAGAGAGTTTATCAGGGAACGATTGATGCAAGCAGCCGATGACATATTCGGCCTGTTTGAAAGAACGATAATGTCGTACGAGGAGGAGCTTTCTCGAGTAAGAGAGGAGAACCAGCGACAACGACAACAACTGGAAGCTGTGCGCAAGACCGTCGAAG acgtccagCAGTTGACTGTTTGCCAGGAAGAACGTCCCCCTCAGCTGAAGTGGGGGAGCTCCACTTTAGAGCAGGAGGATCCCCACGTTAAGGAGGAAGAGGATCCCCATCCCGCCCACGTTAAGGAGGAAGAGAATCCCCATCCCTCCCACgttaaagaggaggaggagggagagcGTCTTCTCAGACTGGAGGAAGCCGACCTGACtgttgtctctgtgaagactgaagacgacgaagcagacaacctcttggCGCCACTGTCCGATAGCGACGAGACGTCACACTCCCCTGAGGCTGAAGACGGGGACGACGCCCGAGGACATTTGAGCGgcgatacagactgtgaaggtaCTCAAAGTGACAATAAACACCCTGCTAAGAAAACGGGTAAAGAACGGTTTACCTGCACCGTGTGCGATAAAAGCTTTTCTTATAATTGTGATTTCAGTCGCCACATGCggacacacactggagaaaaaccctttgtttgctcagtttgtggtcatAAATTTGcggaaaattacattttgacggagcacatgagaacgcacacgggagaaaaacctttcagttgttcATTTTGTGAGAAAACATTCTCGCAAAAGTCAAATATGGTGTCGCACATAAGAACTCACACAGGAGAAAAGCCTTTCAGTTGCTTGATTTGTGGTAAAATATTTTCTCAGAGGTGCAATTTGAGCTTACACATGAGGACGCACACCagagaaaaacctttcaatTGCTCAGTTTGCGGTAAAAGCTTCACTCACAAGGTAAACATGCTGTCGCACATGAGGACGCACACgggggaaaaaccttttagttgctcagtttgtgataaaagattcACTCACAAGGTGAACATGCTGTCACACATGGGAACGCACGCATCGGAAAAACCGTTCAGTTGTTCGATTTGTGGTAAAAACTACCTTTACAAGGTAAgtatggtatcacacatgaggacacacacaggagaaaaacctttcagttgttcAATTTGCGGTGAAAGTTTTTCTCACCAGTGGCATTTGACTCGACACACGCAGggacacacgggagaaaaatcCTTCAGTTGCTTGGTCTGTGGCAAAAAATTTGCTCGAAAGGACATCTTGATTAAACACAGAAGAACGCACACGGGCGAAAAACCTTTCAGCTGCTCGGTTTGCTGCGACAGCTTTTCCAATAAGAGCAATTTGAACGTGCACATGCGGACGCACACCAGAGAAAGACCCTACAGTTGCTCGCTCTGCGCAAAAACGTTTAACCAGAAGGCGCACATGCTGTCACACGAGAggacacacacgggagaaaaaccttttatgtGCTCGCTTTGTGGGGACAGCTTTTCTTGTAAGAGGAATTTCACTCGACACATGAGGGGACACACGGGCGAAAAACTGAGCTGCTCGGTTTGTGGTAAGACTTATTCTTATGAGAAAAGCTTGGCGGCACACTTGCTGACACACGACAGAGAATAA
- the LOC129179562 gene encoding uncharacterized protein LOC129179562 isoform X2, protein MLCTKDFVRQRLMVAADEIFGLFERTMASYKEELSRLREENERQRQQLEALSKSRNLLLVEGVQQLIGLREECAPQPQEDPQPPHVKEEEEELWITQEGECLLGPDEADLTKLPLTVVSVKTEDREDKSPESSRFHHSPGEENGEAEPPEVDRDRRGGSQLDKLLAPLSDSDEVDDEDGDDTRESASSDTDCEGDMRTNAGNKRPECSKKKTGKKGDVLRGNSNCGDGRYN, encoded by the exons ATGCTGTGTACAAAAGACTTTGTAAGGCAGCGACTGATGGTGGCTGCCGATGAAATTTTCGGCCTGTTTGAAAGAACGATGGCGTCCTACAAGGAAGAACTCTCTCGATTaagagaggagaacgagcggcAACGGCAACAACTGGAAGCTCTTAGCAAGAGTCGCAATCTTCTCCTCGTCGAAg GtgtccagcagctgattggtctCCGAGAAGAATGTGCCCCTCAGCCGCAGGAGGATCCCCAGCCCCcccatgttaaagaggaagaggaggaactctggatcACTCAGGAAGGAGAGTGTCTTCTCGGCCCGGAcgaggctgatctcaccaagcTGCCACTGACCGTCgtctctgtgaagaccgaaGACCGTGAAGACAAATCGCCCGAGTCCTCACGGTTTCACCACAGTCCGGGTGAGGAGAACGGAGAGGCGGAGCCTCCAGAAGTCGACAGAGACCGCCGTGGAGGATCACAACTAGACAAGCTCTTAGCTCCGCTATCAGACAGTGACGAGGTTGACGATGAAGACGGGGACGACACCCGCGAATCCGcgagcagcgatacagactgtgaaggtgacaTGAGGACTAACGCTGGCAACAAACGCCCGGaatgctctaaaaagaagacaggaAAGAAAG gtgATGTGCTCCGGGGCAACTCAAATTGTGGCGACGGTAGATACAACTAA
- the LOC129179556 gene encoding gastrula zinc finger protein XlCGF57.1-like isoform X2 — translation MRRPLAELTEKENVQQLTVCQEERPPQLKWGSSTLEQEDPHVKEEEDPHPAHVKEEENPHPSHVKEEEEGERLLRLEEADLTVVSVKTEDDEADNLLAPLSDSDETSHSPEAEDGDDARGHLSGDTDCEGTQSDNKHPAKKTGKERFTCTVCDKSFSYNCDFSRHMRTHTGEKPFVCSVCGHKFAENYILTEHMRTHTGEKPFSCSFCEKTFSQKSNMVSHIRTHTGEKPFSCLICGKIFSQRCNLSLHMRTHTREKPFNCSVCGKSFTHKVNMLSHMRTHTGEKPFSCSVCDKRFTHKVNMLSHMGTHASEKPFSCSICGKNYLYKVSMVSHMRTHTGEKPFSCSICGESFSHQWHLTRHTQGHTGEKSFSCLVCGKKFARKDILIKHRRTHTGEKPFSCSVCCDSFSNKSNLNVHMRTHTRERPYSCSLCAKTFNQKAHMLSHERTHTGEKPFMCSLCGDSFSCKRNFTRHMRGHTGEKLSCSVCGKTYSYEKSLAAHLLTHDRE, via the exons ATGCGGAGGCCACTTGCAGAGCTGACGGAAAAAGAAA acgtccagCAGTTGACTGTTTGCCAGGAAGAACGTCCCCCTCAGCTGAAGTGGGGGAGCTCCACTTTAGAGCAGGAGGATCCCCACGTTAAGGAGGAAGAGGATCCCCATCCCGCCCACGTTAAGGAGGAAGAGAATCCCCATCCCTCCCACgttaaagaggaggaggagggagagcGTCTTCTCAGACTGGAGGAAGCCGACCTGACtgttgtctctgtgaagactgaagacgacgaagcagacaacctcttggCGCCACTGTCCGATAGCGACGAGACGTCACACTCCCCTGAGGCTGAAGACGGGGACGACGCCCGAGGACATTTGAGCGgcgatacagactgtgaaggtaCTCAAAGTGACAATAAACACCCTGCTAAGAAAACGGGTAAAGAACGGTTTACCTGCACCGTGTGCGATAAAAGCTTTTCTTATAATTGTGATTTCAGTCGCCACATGCggacacacactggagaaaaaccctttgtttgctcagtttgtggtcatAAATTTGcggaaaattacattttgacggagcacatgagaacgcacacgggagaaaaacctttcagttgttcATTTTGTGAGAAAACATTCTCGCAAAAGTCAAATATGGTGTCGCACATAAGAACTCACACAGGAGAAAAGCCTTTCAGTTGCTTGATTTGTGGTAAAATATTTTCTCAGAGGTGCAATTTGAGCTTACACATGAGGACGCACACCagagaaaaacctttcaatTGCTCAGTTTGCGGTAAAAGCTTCACTCACAAGGTAAACATGCTGTCGCACATGAGGACGCACACgggggaaaaaccttttagttgctcagtttgtgataaaagattcACTCACAAGGTGAACATGCTGTCACACATGGGAACGCACGCATCGGAAAAACCGTTCAGTTGTTCGATTTGTGGTAAAAACTACCTTTACAAGGTAAgtatggtatcacacatgaggacacacacaggagaaaaacctttcagttgttcAATTTGCGGTGAAAGTTTTTCTCACCAGTGGCATTTGACTCGACACACGCAGggacacacgggagaaaaatcCTTCAGTTGCTTGGTCTGTGGCAAAAAATTTGCTCGAAAGGACATCTTGATTAAACACAGAAGAACGCACACGGGCGAAAAACCTTTCAGCTGCTCGGTTTGCTGCGACAGCTTTTCCAATAAGAGCAATTTGAACGTGCACATGCGGACGCACACCAGAGAAAGACCCTACAGTTGCTCGCTCTGCGCAAAAACGTTTAACCAGAAGGCGCACATGCTGTCACACGAGAggacacacacgggagaaaaaccttttatgtGCTCGCTTTGTGGGGACAGCTTTTCTTGTAAGAGGAATTTCACTCGACACATGAGGGGACACACGGGCGAAAAACTGAGCTGCTCGGTTTGTGGTAAGACTTATTCTTATGAGAAAAGCTTGGCGGCACACTTGCTGACACACGACAGAGAATAA
- the LOC129179562 gene encoding zinc finger protein OZF-like isoform X1: MLCTKDFVRQRLMVAADEIFGLFERTMASYKEELSRLREENERQRQQLEALSKSRNLLLVEGVQQLIGLREECAPQPQEDPQPPHVKEEEEELWITQEGECLLGPDEADLTKLPLTVVSVKTEDREDKSPESSRFHHSPGEENGEAEPPEVDRDRRGGSQLDKLLAPLSDSDEVDDEDGDDTRESASSDTDCEGDMRTNAGNKRPECSKKKTGKKGLTCSVCDKSFSKKRYLTRHIRTHTGEKTFGCSVCGQRFSQQTHALSHMRTHTGEKPFRCSVCGDKFVQSSTLTRHMRTHTGEKPFSCSVCGDTFAQRNSLNRHIRTHTGEKPFCCSFCGKSFSCKNNMNVHLRTHTVEKPFSCSVCGERFSQKSNLVKHVRTHTGEKPFGCPVCAERFSQKSNMMKHMRTHTGEKPFSCSVCGERFSQKSNMVKHTRTHAEEKTFSCSFCAKAFTQHDALVDHMRNHTG; the protein is encoded by the exons ATGCTGTGTACAAAAGACTTTGTAAGGCAGCGACTGATGGTGGCTGCCGATGAAATTTTCGGCCTGTTTGAAAGAACGATGGCGTCCTACAAGGAAGAACTCTCTCGATTaagagaggagaacgagcggcAACGGCAACAACTGGAAGCTCTTAGCAAGAGTCGCAATCTTCTCCTCGTCGAAg GtgtccagcagctgattggtctCCGAGAAGAATGTGCCCCTCAGCCGCAGGAGGATCCCCAGCCCCcccatgttaaagaggaagaggaggaactctggatcACTCAGGAAGGAGAGTGTCTTCTCGGCCCGGAcgaggctgatctcaccaagcTGCCACTGACCGTCgtctctgtgaagaccgaaGACCGTGAAGACAAATCGCCCGAGTCCTCACGGTTTCACCACAGTCCGGGTGAGGAGAACGGAGAGGCGGAGCCTCCAGAAGTCGACAGAGACCGCCGTGGAGGATCACAACTAGACAAGCTCTTAGCTCCGCTATCAGACAGTGACGAGGTTGACGATGAAGACGGGGACGACACCCGCGAATCCGcgagcagcgatacagactgtgaaggtgacaTGAGGACTAACGCTGGCAACAAACGCCCGGaatgctctaaaaagaagacaggaAAGAAAGGTTTGACatgctcagtttgtgataaaagcTTTTCTAAAAAGCGCTATCTGACTCGACACATcaggacacacacaggagaaaaaaccTTTGGTTGTTCAGTTTGCGGTCAAAGATTCTCACAACAGACGCACGCGctgtcacacatgagaacgcacactggagaaaaacctttcagatgCTCAGTTTGCGGTGACAAATTTGTGCAGAGTTCCACTTTGAccagacacatgagaacgcacacgggagaaaaaccttttagttgctcggTGTGTGGCGACACGTTTGCTCAGAGGAACAGCTTGAATAGACACATAAGGACGCACACCGGAGAAAAACCCTTCTGTTGCTCATTTTGCGGGAAAAGCTTTTCTTGCAAGAATAACATGAACGTGCATCTCAGAACGCACACGGTGGAAAAACCTTTCAGCTGTTCAGTCTGCGGGGaaagattctctcaaaagtCAAACTTGGTGAAACATGTGCGAACGCACACGGGGGAGAAGCCTTTCGGTTGTCCCGTTTGCGCCGAGCGATTCTCTCAAAAGTCAAATATGATGAAACACATGcgaacgcacacgggagaaaaacctttcagttgttcAGTCTGCGGGGAGAGATTCTCTCAGAAGTCAAACATGGTGAAACACACGAGAACACACGcggaagaaaaaacattttcctgTTCTTTTTGTGCCAAAGCGTTCACTCAGCACGACGCTTTGGTGGATCACATGCGTAATCACACAGGATAA